In the genome of Chloroflexota bacterium, one region contains:
- a CDS encoding ferritin: MINKTVQDAINNQIAMEFYSSYIYLSMSAHFEAETLPGFANWMRIQSGEEHLHAMKLFDFINSRGGRVVLQALPQPPVEFGSPLEILQKALEHEQKVSASINNLYGLAAKENDYASQVMLQWFVNEQVEEEKTATAIVEQLKRIGNDGPALLLLDRELGARQAGAEAQTTGGEAA; the protein is encoded by the coding sequence ATGATTAACAAAACCGTTCAAGACGCAATCAACAACCAGATTGCAATGGAGTTTTACTCGTCCTACATCTACCTTTCGATGTCGGCTCACTTTGAGGCCGAGACCCTGCCCGGCTTTGCCAACTGGATGCGGATTCAAAGCGGCGAGGAACACTTGCACGCCATGAAGCTTTTCGACTTCATCAACAGCCGGGGCGGGCGAGTGGTTTTGCAAGCCCTGCCTCAGCCGCCGGTTGAGTTCGGCTCGCCGCTGGAAATATTACAGAAGGCGCTGGAGCACGAGCAGAAAGTGTCGGCCTCGATCAACAACCTGTACGGGCTGGCGGCCAAAGAGAATGATTACGCCTCGCAAGTCATGCTTCAGTGGTTCGTCAATGAGCAGGTGGAAGAGGAGAAGACGGCTACGGCCATCGTCGAGCAGTTGAAACGGATTGGGAATGACGGCCCGGCATTGTTGCTTCTGGATCGAGAGTTAGGCGCGCGCCAGGCCGGGGCCGAGGCCCAAACCACAGGCGGCGAGGCGGCCTGA